Genomic DNA from Candidatus Neomarinimicrobiota bacterium:
TGTAATAGATTGTCAGCAGAAAATTCAGTCGGGGGAATGGAAAATAGAATCTATTCAACTAATGCAAGCGGAGGTATAGATATGGCAGAATATCAGGAAGATCAATTATTGGACTGCAAGGGTATGCAGTGTCCGCTCCCGATAGTTAAGACTAAAAAGATGATCGACTCTATGGAAGTGGACCAGATACTAAAAATGGTCGCGACTGATCCGGGTGCGATAAACGATATGGCAGCGTGGTCACGCCGAACAGGGCATGAGCTGCTCGAAAGTATCACTGCTGACAACGAGTTTATCTTCTATGTCAGGAAAGTAGCCTGATTTAAAAGAGAATTTATTTAACCGAGCCGGTAAATAACTCAGGAGGTTTAGATGAGCAAAAAGAATGGTGAAAAAAAGAAAATGGCGTTGATAGCGTCAAGGGGAACACTTGATTGGGCATATCCTCCGTTTATACTTGCTTCAACGGCTGCGGCAATGGACATGGAAGTAGCGATCTTTTTTACGTTTTACGGACTTTCATTGTTAAAAAAGGATTTGGATGCCAAGGTAGCCCCGCAGGCAAATCCGGCAATGCCGATGAAGCTCCCGTTTGGTCCTAAAGCGCTGAAGAATTTTAATTGGCCTATTCCAAACATAATCATGGCGAACGTTCCGGGATTTGAAACAGCCGCTACAGCGCTAATGAAGCAGACGTTCAAGAAGAAGGGCGTTGCCACTATTGAAGAGCTCAGGACTATATGTCTCGAAAGCAACGTCAAACTAATCGGATGCCAGATGACAATGGACGTCTTCGGATTTAAAAGGGAAGAATTCATAGACGGCATAGAAGTGGCCGGCGCGGCAACGTTTCTTGAATTTGCCATGGATTCCGATATTCAGCTCTTCATCTGATTACTCTTTCGGCAATCTATTCGGATCGATGTGAGTCCTTATAGTCAGCCGATGAGAAGAGGAGATCAGTAATTGCCGGTTGTTTAAAGGCAAGTACATAAAGACTACATTTGTGTGTTCCATGATGGGAAGAAATTAAGCCCGATAAAAATTCCTCCGGTCTGGAATTAGAATAGCAAGGGTATGCAGATAGACTGTTCAATGAATGAAATGAATAGAACTGTGAATTCGGCGGAGAAAGCGCCCGCATTGATTGTGTCATGCTGCGCCAGGCTGCGAAAAAAAGTCTTTAAAGGTCATCAACTAAAAAGTAGATGACCTTGTTTTTTAATAATGCGGCTCTGCCGCTTTAAAAAAATAAGGAAACTAAATTATGGTTGAGAAAGGTAAAGTTACCATTTTTATGACTTCCGGCCCTGATACGCCCCAAAGATGCGCCACTCCTTTTTATATGGCAAATGTAGCCGTGGCAATGGATAACGAGGCAGAGATGATCTTCCAGATTGACGGAACTCTCCTCATGAAAAAGGGTTTGGCTGAAAATATTATAGCGAAAGAGGGCGGGAAAAAAATCATCGACTTCATACGAGAGGCAAAGGAAGCGGGCGTTACGATGCGGGTCTGTTCAGATTCACTACAGCTTCACGATATGACGGAGGATGACCTGATAGAAGAGTGTGACGGTGTTATCGGGGCGGCGTATATGACCGACATCGGAATGGACAGTGACCTGGTTTTAAGTTATTAGCAAGGGAGTAAAGCCATAGGAGAAGTAAAAAATTGCCTATTGCCGGACGACTTACTGTACCATATCGAATTCAACGTCTGGATAAGGTGTAACGATGACGGAACTATTGAGATTGGATTTACAGACATTGCCCAGACGATGGCGGGCTCCGTTATCCATTGTATGCCGAAGAAAGTAGGAAAGACAATAAAAAAAGGTAAAAGTTTAGCTACGGTAGAGAGTGGCAAATGGGTTGGACCTGTAAAATCGCCATTTTCGGGTGAAATAGTTGCGGTGAATGGGAACGGCTGTCCTGGGAAGAGGCGTTGGACGACATATCCGGGAGAATCCGGGATTCGCTCAATGCCGGAAGACAGAATAACATCGTCTATCATGTCGGAAGGCCGGGTCACGAAGGCTACACAGAGCGTGTGCTTCAGGCGTGGGGCGTGGACGGTCATAACTCGCACACCAATATCTGTTCCTCCGGCGCCCGTATGGGTTACGCTCTCTGGCAAATGTTCGACAGGCCTTCTCCCGATCACGCAAACGCAGAGACGATACTGCTGATAAGTTCGCATCTCGAAACGGGACATTATTTTAATCCTCACGCACAGCGTATAATCGAGGGAATGATGGAGGGAGCTAACCTGATTGTCATGGACCCACGGCTCTCGAACACCGCCTCCATGGCTGACGTCTGGATGCCGACATACCCCGGTTCCGAAGCTGCGGTTCTCCTCGCAATGGTAAAGATAATTCTCGATGAGGAGATGTACGACGGGGAGTTTCTCGAGACATGGATAAACTGGCAGGATTATATGCAGCAGGTGCATCCTCAGGAGGAAGTTAGTTTTACCCGGTTCATAGAAAAACTCAAGGATGAGTACAGCGAATTTACGCCGGAGTTTGCGGCAAAGGAGGCAGGTATCGAACCCGATTCCATACTTAAAGCCGCGCGGCTGGTCGGAAAAGCGGGCAAGCGTCTCTCGACGCATAACTGGCGTGCGGCGGGTAGCGGAAACCTCGGCGGGTGGCAGGTGGCGAGGTGTCTGCATTTTCTTAACGTTCTCACCGGAAGCGTGGGAACGGTCGGAGGCACCTCCCCGAGCAGGTGGAATAAGTTCAAGCCGACGTTCTTCGACGTGCCGCCGGCGCAGAAATTCTGGAACGAGTTGCATTATCCGAGGGAATATCCTTTAGCGCACCACGAAATGAGTTTCCTGCTTCCGCACTTCCTGAAGGAGGGACGCGGCGAGCTCGACGTGTATTTCACGCGGGTATTTAATCCGGTATGGACTTACCCGGACGGCTTTACGTGGATAGAGGTTCTTCGGGACGAGTCAAAGATTAAATGTCATGTGGCTCTGACTCCGACATGGAACGAGACGGCGTATTGGGCTGATTACGTGCTGCCTATGGGGCATGCGAGCGAACGGCACGATCTGAACTCCTACGAGACACACTCCGGTATGTGGATTGCTTTCCGGCAGCCGGTTTTGAGGGAGGTCGCCCGCCGCGCCGGGAAGGAAAAGAGTTCGAATTTACGCATGAGGTGAATCCGGGTGAAGTGTGGGAGGAGGACGAATTCTGGATAGAGCTGTCATGGAAGATCGACCCCGACGAATCTCTGGAGATAAGGAAGCATTTTAAATCTCCGTACAGGGACGGCGAAAAGATAACTGTGGACGAATATTACAGGTATATTTTCGAAAACGTTCCCGGACTAAAAGAAAAAGCATCCGAAGAAGGCTTAAATCCGCTGGATTACATGAGGAAATACGGTGCGTTCGAGATTGAAAGCGCCTCATTCGAGAAACACCTGAAACCGCTTGACAGCTCAATCGTTGAAGGCGCTGAGGTCAATGATAAGCATCAGGTTCTGAAGGACGGAAAAGTGATAGGTGTTCAGGAAGGTGATAAAGCTGTCGTCGGATTCCCCACCCCAACAAAGAAACAGGAATTTTTCTCGAACACGATGAAAGAATGGAAGTGGGAGGAATACACGATTCCGAATTACATAAAAAGTCATATTCATCCCGATAATCTGGATAAGTCGAAAAATGAGTTCGTCCTGGTTCCTACTTTCAGGCTTCCGACAATGATTCACAGCCGTTCTGCCAACGCTAAATGGCTGGTGGAAATCTCACACCGGAATCCGATCTGGATACATCCCAAGACCGCTCGGAAAATCGGTGTGAGAAGAAACGGAGACCTGCTGAAGATAGAGACCGAAATAGGCTATTTCATTGATAAAGTCTGGATTACCGAGGGTATAAAACCGGACGTGATCGCCTGCTCGCATCACATCGGCAGATGGCGGCGGGAGAACGATTCGAAGGGAAACAGCTGGCTGATGAACACGGTTTCCATAACCGAAGAAGAAAGCGGTAAATGGAAGATGTCTATCAAGGAGTCTGTGCGGCCGTTTCAGAGTAAGGACAAAGACTCCAAACGAATCTGGTGGCGCGACGGAGGTGTTCATCAGAACATAACTTTCCCGGTTCACCCCGATCCAGTTTCCGGAATGCACTGCTGGCATCAGAAAGTACGGGTCAACCTGCCGGCGGAGGGTGAGAAGTACGGAGATATCTTCGTTGATACCAATAAATCATTTAAGGTTTACAAAGAGTGGCTGAAGATGGCGCGTCCGGGACCCGGTCCCGGCGGACTTCGCCGTCCGTTGTGGATGGCTCGAACGCTTCGACCCGAAGAGAAAGCATTTTATATAGAATAAAAACTGTAAAGAGTTACGTTTGTAACGAAACCAATAACCGCATTCTCGAGAATTTCTGAGATGATAGCGGGCATTATATATTGGTTGACCCAGAAGCGATGGTTCCTTTTCGCGATCGCCGTCGGTCTGACGCTGTTTCTTCTTCCGCACCCGGATGGCTTGAGTTTAGAGGGGTACAGGGTTTTAATAATTGTCGTCATCGCAATCATCCTGATCATATTCGAGCCGCTGCCTATTCCCGCCGTAGCCCTGCTGATTTTGATATTGCAAGTACTCTTCGATATCGCTTCGCCTAATGAAGTAGCGAAATCGTTTATGAACGATGCTGTTTTTTTCATCATGGGCTCTCTTATGCTCGCCGTAATAATTGTCAGTCAGGGACTCGATACGAGATTAGCGCTGGGTATAATCAAACTGACCGGAAATAAAACCTGGCGGATCATTGTAGGATTTGTAAGTATCTCAGCCATATTGTCCTCCTTCATCGGGGAGCACACCGTAACGGCAATGATGATGCCGGTCGGACTCACGTTAGTCAGGTATTCGAGTAAAGATCCTTCGAAAGTGGCGAAATTAACGTTGCTGATTCTGTTTTCGATAGCATACGGCAGCGCAATGGGTTCAATAGGAACACCTTCAGGCGGAGGAAGAAACGTCATAATGATAGGGTACTGGTCGGAATTCGGTATTGCTGAGATATCGTACTTGGAGTGGATGAAATATACGTATCCGATTCTTCTAATTGAAATCCCACTGGCAGTCATTATATTATGGTGGACCTTTCGTCCGGAAATACTTGTCCTCGACAACGCCGTTCGCCGGCTAAGGATACAGGTCGAGAAGAGCGGAAAGATGAGTCAGAAACAGATATTCTCCATCTTCCTTTTTGTTTTGATTTTTTTGGGATGGGTATTTTTAAGTCCGACAATCGGACTCGGGATAGTAGCTCTGAGCGGAGTGTTCCTCTATCTGACTTTCGGAATAATAGAGTGGAACCAAATCAGCCGTAATACCAGCTGGGGTATAATCCTCCTGTTCGGAGCGGCGATTTCAATCGGGCTGAGGATGAACGAAACGGGAGCGGCGATGTGGATAGCGGATCAATCGATTTCGGTAATGCAGCTTTTGGCGGAAGACATAGGTGTTTTAAAATGGTTCACTTCTGTTCTGCTGACCGGGTTTCTTACGAATTTGCTCAGTAACTCTGCGACTATTGCGATAATCGGTCCGATAGTGTTAAATATGGGTGGTGATGCGGTTAAAATGGGCTTCGCCACGGCTATCGCTTCCGCTTTTGCTTATTTGACCGTCGTAGCGTCGCCGACCTGTATGATCATTCATTCGAGCGGTTTAGTGAGACCGCGTGATTTTCTGAAGGCGGGTTGGAAAATGTTCGTGATGTCAATTTGCGTTTTGTACGTGGTATCGAACCTGCTGTGGTGATCGAAAGCTGAATATGCTTGAACTTGGTTCAGGAAAGTGAGATAATGACGGCATGAAATTTTTACTTGCCATAGGGGGCAAAGAATACTCCCAACCTACTCTTGACATTGGATCGAGGATAGCCCGGTCATTCGATGCGGGGTTAAGCGTTGTTTACGTAGGCAGAAAGACCAAACAGATTTATGACAGCGGTGTTCAGCTTGCCATGGATAGTCTGGCAAAGTGGGAGATATACCATCCCGGTGTTGATGTGCTTCAATGGGCGTTCGAATACTTAAAGGAATCCGGTTTTTTGAAAACTGATCTCTCCGCCGCCGACTTTGATCCGAAAAATTTGGTCGGGAGCGGCAGCAGGTTCAGGATGGTTCTGCCGGGAAGTTACGGCAATGATATCGATCTGATATTACGTGAAGGCGAAATCATTGATGAGCTTCGCCAGGAGCTAAATGAAGACGAGTATTTTATGACCATTATAGGGGGCAGCAAAAAGAGGAACATGGCTCACAACCTTATACAATATCTACCTACTTCGATATTCGTCGTACAGAATTACAAACGTGATATAACGTATAAGCTCCTGTTATTGGTGGACGACTCGGAGGCAACAAAGAGGGCAATCC
This window encodes:
- a CDS encoding sulfurtransferase TusA family protein; the protein is MAEYQEDQLLDCKGMQCPLPIVKTKKMIDSMEVDQILKMVATDPGAINDMAAWSRRTGHELLESITADNEFIFYVRKVA
- a CDS encoding DsrE/DsrF/DrsH-like family protein; this encodes MSKKNGEKKKMALIASRGTLDWAYPPFILASTAAAMDMEVAIFFTFYGLSLLKKDLDAKVAPQANPAMPMKLPFGPKALKNFNWPIPNIIMANVPGFETAATALMKQTFKKKGVATIEELRTICLESNVKLIGCQMTMDVFGFKREEFIDGIEVAGAATFLEFAMDSDIQLFI
- a CDS encoding DsrE family protein, with amino-acid sequence MVEKGKVTIFMTSGPDTPQRCATPFYMANVAVAMDNEAEMIFQIDGTLLMKKGLAENIIAKEGGKKIIDFIREAKEAGVTMRVCSDSLQLHDMTEDDLIEECDGVIGAAYMTDIGMDSDLVLSY
- a CDS encoding glycine cleavage system protein H, with the protein product MGEVKNCLLPDDLLYHIEFNVWIRCNDDGTIEIGFTDIAQTMAGSVIHCMPKKVGKTIKKGKSLATVESGKWVGPVKSPFSGEIVAVNGNGCPGKRRWTTYPGESGIRSMPEDRITSSIMSEGRVTKATQSVCFRRGAWTVITRTPISVPPAPVWVTLSGKCSTGLLPITQTQRRYC
- a CDS encoding DASS family sodium-coupled anion symporter — encoded protein: MIAGIIYWLTQKRWFLFAIAVGLTLFLLPHPDGLSLEGYRVLIIVVIAIILIIFEPLPIPAVALLILILQVLFDIASPNEVAKSFMNDAVFFIMGSLMLAVIIVSQGLDTRLALGIIKLTGNKTWRIIVGFVSISAILSSFIGEHTVTAMMMPVGLTLVRYSSKDPSKVAKLTLLILFSIAYGSAMGSIGTPSGGGRNVIMIGYWSEFGIAEISYLEWMKYTYPILLIEIPLAVIILWWTFRPEILVLDNAVRRLRIQVEKSGKMSQKQIFSIFLFVLIFLGWVFLSPTIGLGIVALSGVFLYLTFGIIEWNQISRNTSWGIILLFGAAISIGLRMNETGAAMWIADQSISVMQLLAEDIGVLKWFTSVLLTGFLTNLLSNSATIAIIGPIVLNMGGDAVKMGFATAIASAFAYLTVVASPTCMIIHSSGLVRPRDFLKAGWKMFVMSICVLYVVSNLLW
- a CDS encoding universal stress protein, whose protein sequence is MKFLLAIGGKEYSQPTLDIGSRIARSFDAGLSVVYVGRKTKQIYDSGVQLAMDSLAKWEIYHPGVDVLQWAFEYLKESGFLKTDLSAADFDPKNLVGSGSRFRMVLPGSYGNDIDLILREGEIIDELRQELNEDEYFMTIIGGSKKRNMAHNLIQYLPTSIFVVQNYKRDITYKLLLLVDDSEATKRAIRFGATIAKQQKLFINMLTVSKKEGNNAGYERAAKAAAKLLKAQGVDFEQHTRIGDPVDTFIEFAGDDNILVMGVSSQSPLKKFFMGSKPIKTLQRANTPILIVR